The Aspergillus flavus chromosome 2, complete sequence region AAACCCGGGGGACGACACTGGAGGCGACTTCTTGCTGGAGAAAACCGCCTCCATACCATTGGCTCCACGCGTAGCTGGATCTCTGGTGGCGGGGGAGGATGGTGCCGACGATTGCGTTCCCTTGCGAAGCTGCTTCTTCCAATATTCCTCACGGTACTCGGGGGCAATCTGCCACTTCATTCCCTTTCCTGGTTCATCGGTACGACGGGGCACTTTTTGGAAAGCCTTGTTCAGGGATAAGTTATGGCGAATCGAATTCTGGTCATGGGTCAGGGCAACTGAGTCAACAATCACTATGTAGGACATCACGTACCTGCCATCCGCTCTGGGAGTGACGATAGAATGCATACTTGTCCATGATCCAATTGTAGATGTTGTTGAGTGtaagcttttcttcttcgctagAGAAAATGGCTTGTGCGATCAACGTGGCATAGCTGTACGGAGGCTTCAGATCCTTAGCCGAGTCCTTGCTGTAATCAATCTCCTCCGTGCTTTCCATCATCATGCCTCGGTTATATAACGGGGACTGCTTGGCGGTCCGGGCACCAACAGTGTCGGGAGACCGTGGCGGCGGCGTTACTTGACGCTTGAGGAAATGCGGTGCTGGCGCCAAAGAAGGTTGGCCAGTTGGAGGGCGTGTGGTCTCGGGGGCACCCGATGGCGCAGGGTGGGGATGGGCATGTTGCGAGGCGTCCCACGCGGCTACATCCTCTTCCCCGTTGGCAAGGCGCTGTGCGCGTTGGACGAAACTGGGATGGATGTTGGCTTTATCACCGGGGGTAACGAACATCATCTGGGTGTTGGCAATCTCAATGATATCACCGCATGAAAGGATCGCATCAGTGCCGCGCTTCAGGATGGCATTGTTCAACCGGACGCCGTTACGGCCATTGACACGAATATGCCAAGAAGCTGTCTCCTCGCCGTCGTAAAAGATCTCGGCATGCAGACGTGATACAAACTTGCTAGGTCCTAAATCCACATTCACCTCTGGCAGTGCCCGTGCAGCGATGGTCACAGGGCTTGATTGCTCATCTAGCTTCTGTTCACGATCCGGTTCGCGCCCAATGTTGACATGGAGAGTTTTGACATAATATGTCCAGTTGCGGCCGGCGATCTTTGCATAGGCACGAATACTCTGCTTGTTTTCTGTCTTCGTATTGGAGTGATCGCGTATCACGCGCACTTCTTCGCGGGCGGCATCGAGATATGATATCACCATATCCACGAGATCCTGGTTCTCCGATAGTTCATGTTCTGGGGACGAGTGGTCAGCCTCATCGGCGGATTCTCCGGTCTTAATGGGACGAGTGTGAGGGGAGGTCCGTTCCACCTGCAAACAAGCAAGTTAGTCACCGATCAACAAAGAATATATCCCAGTAAAGCAGTGCAACCACACACCTTGCGCTTCTTATTCGACGGCCGGGTAGGTGAGGAGTCCGGAGCTTCCGCGTCCGAGGTTTCTTGTAGTTGGATTTCCTTGCGCCGCGCGCGGCGCCTGTTCGATAGTGGCATATTTGATCAACGAACTGTTGCGAAATCTGCAAGGATTTTCTGttgttgctttctttctttcttttttcttttttcgttttGGAATGGTGTAGATAAATCGTCGTATTGCCAATATTAAAGCTTAAGGTATGTTGACTTTCTGTGCGCGATTCACGGACCCATATAATTCACGAAATTCTGCGCCAGGCGAGCAAACAAAAACGATTGACGTAGGAAGAGATTGTAAGAAGGCGAAGCGAGGACGGCAGACGGATGACCCAAAGAGGGCAAAGGAAAACCTAGAACCGGGTGTTCGAGAGGGTAAGAACCAAAGGATCGTTTGCCACCGCGCAAGACGCGATCTGGGCGTGGCTgacttattattattcagCCACgggaattttttttttggcggTTGTCGAGATATTGTTATTAGGAGCGTCAAGGGTGAGCCTGGTTGAATTGGGATTCCAGGGAGTCGCACGGGGGAGGAAGCGGGGTGGAGCGACAAAGGGCTTGTTGTTGGGAGCGACGAAGATACGACGTCTTGAAAGAAagtgggaaaagagagaaaagagaagcgATGACGATAACGCGCGCCGGTGTTTGGGGCGTGACCGCTTCCGTGTGGGGAAGTCAAAAGTCGGTTGCTGACGGATCGTCTAGTCTGCTTTTTATTATCAGTAGACAGTCGAGTCAAGTAGACACTGGAACTGTCAGTAGTAGTTCCAGACCCAAACactccctctctctctctttgtcTCGCAACAATGATgaatggagaaaagaggtCAACAATCTTCCCCAGTCAATTTCTCGGCTCACCCAACCTTTTAATATtgaatatttattaaaagaaattgagATTCCCCAATA contains the following coding sequences:
- a CDS encoding forkhead transcription factor Fkh1/2, which encodes MPLSNRRRARRKEIQLQETSDAEAPDSSPTRPSNKKRKVERTSPHTRPIKTGESADEADHSSPEHELSENQDLVDMVISYLDAAREEVRVIRDHSNTKTENKQSIRAYAKIAGRNWTYYVKTLHVNIGREPDREQKLDEQSSPVTIAARALPEVNVDLGPSKFVSRLHAEIFYDGEETASWHIRVNGRNGVRLNNAILKRGTDAILSCGDIIEIANTQMMFVTPGDKANIHPSFVQRAQRLANGEEDVAAWDASQHAHPHPAPSGAPETTRPPTGQPSLAPAPHFLKRQVTPPPRSPDTVGARTAKQSPLYNRGMMMESTEEIDYSKDSAKDLKPPYSYATLIAQAIFSSEEEKLTLNNIYNWIMDKYAFYRHSQSGWQNSIRHNLSLNKAFQKVPRRTDEPGKGMKWQIAPEYREEYWKKQLRKGTQSSAPSSPATRDPATRGANGMEAVFSSKKSPPVSSPGFSSFPVAPVEAYTPERGSRASRNGPQDHPLRPPVRDYEEPSPLPARSAIKNSSNGTSLRYGLSDNVASPPILSSSYYDEGPSSMITPAPQRQQPRLPPPSTAQIPSKFMPMSSPAQFWKFADIGSTPARPVPDMSPLKGDPGDGLGSIPSSSPPPPNLVSPSKPGTANGLGTGRSLPPRREHDSAVRSSANGAGRDLGDDEDEDDGGGFDLARGFQPIGSYHRQLSNAARTSAATS